The sequence below is a genomic window from Acetobacter vaccinii.
TAGTCCTGCGCGAGCAGGGACGATAAGGCGACTTCGATCGACTCGGCCTCATCCCGCGCAGGCACAACCACGGTGACATCCGGGGCGGTCGTGTCGGGTTGAGGCGTAGGGGAACCATGCCATGCCTGCGGGCGCAGGACAGGGCCAGCCTGCCAGAACCGGCCGTGGCAGAAAATCAGCCCGGCCCAGATCAAGGCGCACAGGATGGACAGAAGCAGCAATGCCATAGGTCGGGTTGCCCCTTACGCTTTGAGCATGCCGTTGTCGCGGAACCAGGTAATGGCGTCCTCCACCGCTGTGTGGGCCGGGCGGGGGGCGTAACCGAGTTCGTGGATGGCTTTGTCGGACGAAAAGAACATTTTCTTGCGCGACATGGCCAGCATCTCCCGCGTGACGCGGGGGGTAATGCCAAAGCTGCGTGACAGCCATTCTGACACTACGGCAACAGGCCAGATGACCTCCTGCGGCAGGCTGATGCGCGGCGGTGGAACATGCGCGATCTCGGACACCATGGCGAACAGGTCACGCAGGAGAAAGTTTTCCCCGCCCAGAATGTATTTCTCACCAATCTGGCCGCGTTCGAGTGCCAGCACATGGCCCTCGGCTACGTCATCCACATGCACGATGTTCACGCCGGTATCGACATAGGCGGGCATGCGGCCTGCCGCGCAATCCAGAATCATCTGCCCGGTGGGGGTGGGTTTGATGTCACGCGGGCCAACGGGGGTGGACGGGTTGACAATAACCGCAGGCAGGCCGCGTTCGCGCACCAGACGCAGCACATCCTGCTCCGCCCGGTATTTGGAGCGCTTGTAAATGCCGATAACGGCATGTTCGCGCACGGGGGTGGTCTCATCGGCAATGCTGCCATCCCCGATCAGTCCCAGAGCCGCAACGGAGGAGCAATAGACAATGCGCTCAACCCCGGCGGCCTGTGCCGCCAGCATCAGCAGGCGGGTGCCTTCGACATTGGCTGTCATCATGGGGGCGGGGTCGGGTACCCACAGCCGGTAGTCGGCTGCGACATGGAAGACATAGCGGCACCCCTCCACCGCGCGGGCAAAGGTGTCGGGGCGGGACAGGTCCCCTTCCACCAGGTCGGCGGGGATGTCGGCAATGTTCCGTCTGTCGCTGCCTTCGCGCACCATAAGCCGAAGGGAGTGTCCGCGCGCGTGCAGGGCGCGTGCTACGGCGGAGCCAACAAAACCAGTGGCGCCGGTCACAAGCGTTTGGGCTGTCATGATAGGACGGACTCTCCCCAGGAAAAGCAGTAGGGTATGGCACAGGCCAGGGCCACGGGGCCGTTGGCCATTATGCCACGCAGTTTGGTCTGTTTCTTTATCCTGACACCTGAGGTGGCGCCAGACCCCGTGGTGGTGTAAGGGAGCGGATCACTCACACATGCGCCTGAACGGGCCAACTGCCGAGCCTGCTGGCTGGGCAGGCCCGCAGGTGTCATGGCCAGATAGAGCTTGGGTCTTGAAGAAGCTTACGGTTTTTCTCACTTTTCTCGGGCTTGTAGCCATCACTGCCGCTATGGCGTGGAGCGGTTTCGATTCCGTTCTGCGGGCTGTCCTGAGTATAGGGTTTGGCGGTTTTCTGGTGGTTATCTGCTGCCAGATGGTGGTGAACGGCGTGCTCGGTCTGGCCTGGCACGCGGCTTTTCCCGAAATCGGATATCTGCGGCTGCTGGGCGCGCGTATGGTGCGCGATGCGGCAGCAACATGCCTGCCTTTCTCGCAAGTAGGGGGGATGGTGCTGGGCGTGCGCGCCACGTGCTTCCGTGCTGGCTCCTCCGGGCGGGCGATCGACCTGCCGGAAGCGACCTGCGCCAATCTGGTGGATATTACGACCGAGGTCATGGGGCAGGTCGTGTTCGTGCTGCTGGCTGTGGCATCGCTTGTGGCGTATCAGCGCTCCAACCCGCTGGTGGTGCCGGTTATCTGCGGGGCGGTTTTCCTTGTGCTGGGTGTGGCTGGTTTTATCTGGACCCAGCGCAATGGTGGCAACCTGCTGCGCCGCTTTGGTGGTGCGTTTACCCGCAGCATGGCCGGGCAGTGGCATGACGGCCTGCTGAGCGGCATGGACACCATGCAGGAGCGGCTGGAGGCGGCATGGAGTCGCCCCTGGCATATCGCGGCCTCTGCTGCCTACCACCTTGTCGGGTGGCTGGGTGGGGCTGGCATGCTCTGGCTGACCGCGGGCTATCTGGGTGTGCATCTGACCTTTTCCCACGCTGTGGCGGTTGAGGGCGTGGCCTGCGCCATTATGTCGGTCGGCTTTCTGGTGCCCGGTAGTCTGGGCGTGCAGGAAGGGGCCTACATGGCACTGGGCCATGCGTTTGGTATCGAGGCGTCGGTCTCTCTTGGCCTGTCGCTGCTGCGGCGTGGGCGCGAACTGGTGATTGGTATTCCTGTGCTGTTGATCTGGCAGGTGTTGGAAATGCGCGGTCTGCGGCGCAGGCAGGCGCTGGCGGCTGGAGCCAGCGCTGCGGCCCCTGCCCAGGGGGAGGACACACACCTTGGTTGATGACACTGCTTTTATTTTTGACACGCTGGTGGTGGTCGGGCCGGGGCTGATTGGCTCATCCGTCCTGCGGCGTGCGCGGGCGGGGCACAGGCTGGCCCGCCGACTGATTGCTGTGGATAGCAGCCCGGCTGTATGCCAGCGCGTGATGGAGCTGGGCATTGCTGATGAGGCAACAACGGATGCCGCAGCCGCAGCCGCACAGGCTGATTGCGTCATGCTGTGTGTGCCGGTCGGGGTGATGGGGGATGTGGCGGCCCAGGTGTTGCCTTTCATGCGCCCCGGGGCGGTGCTGACGGATGTTGGCTCTACCAAGGTTTCGGTGATTGAGGCCATAAGCCCCGTCCTGCGGGCCGATGTGCCGTATGTGCCCTCTCATCCAATGGCGGGCACCGAGTTTTCCGGCCCGGATGCCGGTCTGGTGGACCTGTTTGAAAACCGCTGGTGCCTGCTGACCCCGCTGGACAATACGCCTGCCAGCGCGATCGAGGCCGTGCGGGAACTCTGGCAGCGCTGCGGCGCGCGCCTGCGGGAAATGACACCGGCACATCATGACAGGGTCTGTGCCATTGTCAGCCATCTGCCCCATCTGCTGGCCTTTACCATCTGCGGCACGGCTGATGATCTGGCAGGGGAAACGCGCTCCGAAGTGCTGGATTTTGCAGCATCGGGCTTTAGGGATTTTACGCGTATTGCGGCGTCAGACCCCGTGATGTGGCGTGATATTTTTCTGGCCAATCGAGAAGCCCTGCTGGAAATGCTTGGCCGCTTTATGGAAGATGCCCAGGCCATGGCCCGAGCCATCCGCTGGGGTGATGCCGATTATATCGTGGACCGCATAGAGCGTGGGCGCGAAATCAGAAAAAGCCTGATCGAAAAGCAGCAGGCCTGAACGCCGGCCCATCAAAAGCGGTGTGTGGCAGGCAGGGACTGCGAGG
It includes:
- the hpnA gene encoding hopanoid-associated sugar epimerase, coding for MTAQTLVTGATGFVGSAVARALHARGHSLRLMVREGSDRRNIADIPADLVEGDLSRPDTFARAVEGCRYVFHVAADYRLWVPDPAPMMTANVEGTRLLMLAAQAAGVERIVYCSSVAALGLIGDGSIADETTPVREHAVIGIYKRSKYRAEQDVLRLVRERGLPAVIVNPSTPVGPRDIKPTPTGQMILDCAAGRMPAYVDTGVNIVHVDDVAEGHVLALERGQIGEKYILGGENFLLRDLFAMVSEIAHVPPPRISLPQEVIWPVAVVSEWLSRSFGITPRVTREMLAMSRKKMFFSSDKAIHELGYAPRPAHTAVEDAITWFRDNGMLKA
- a CDS encoding lysylphosphatidylglycerol synthase domain-containing protein, translating into MSWPDRAWVLKKLTVFLTFLGLVAITAAMAWSGFDSVLRAVLSIGFGGFLVVICCQMVVNGVLGLAWHAAFPEIGYLRLLGARMVRDAAATCLPFSQVGGMVLGVRATCFRAGSSGRAIDLPEATCANLVDITTEVMGQVVFVLLAVASLVAYQRSNPLVVPVICGAVFLVLGVAGFIWTQRNGGNLLRRFGGAFTRSMAGQWHDGLLSGMDTMQERLEAAWSRPWHIAASAAYHLVGWLGGAGMLWLTAGYLGVHLTFSHAVAVEGVACAIMSVGFLVPGSLGVQEGAYMALGHAFGIEASVSLGLSLLRRGRELVIGIPVLLIWQVLEMRGLRRRQALAAGASAAAPAQGEDTHLG
- a CDS encoding prephenate dehydrogenase/arogenate dehydrogenase family protein, with amino-acid sequence MVDDTAFIFDTLVVVGPGLIGSSVLRRARAGHRLARRLIAVDSSPAVCQRVMELGIADEATTDAAAAAAQADCVMLCVPVGVMGDVAAQVLPFMRPGAVLTDVGSTKVSVIEAISPVLRADVPYVPSHPMAGTEFSGPDAGLVDLFENRWCLLTPLDNTPASAIEAVRELWQRCGARLREMTPAHHDRVCAIVSHLPHLLAFTICGTADDLAGETRSEVLDFAASGFRDFTRIAASDPVMWRDIFLANREALLEMLGRFMEDAQAMARAIRWGDADYIVDRIERGREIRKSLIEKQQA